Proteins from a single region of Neomonachus schauinslandi chromosome 10, ASM220157v2, whole genome shotgun sequence:
- the GHRH gene encoding somatoliberin: protein MLLWVFFLVILTLSSGSHSFPPSLPLRIPRYADAIFTNSYRKVLAQLSARKLLQDIMSRQQGMRSQEQGAEVRLGRQVDGMWAGPKQTALESVLAALLQKHRYSQG from the exons ATGCTGCTTTGGGTGTTCTTCCTGGTGATCCTCACCCTCAGCAGTGGCTCTCACTCTTTCCCACCATCCCTGCCCCTCAG AATCCCTCGGTATGCAGACGCCATCTTCACCAACAGCTACCGGAAGGTGCTGGCCCAGCTGTCTGCCCGCAAGCTACTGCAGGACATCATGAGCCGCCAGCAAGG AATGAGAAGCCAGGAGCAAGGAGCAGAGGTACGGCTTGGCCGTCAGGTGGACGGTATGTGGGCAGGCCCAAAGCAGACGGCACTGGAGAGCGTCCTGGCAGCCCTGTTGCAGAAGCACAG GTATTCCCAAGGATGA